The nucleotide sequence CCGGGCTGTCCCTGGAGCGCATCGCCGCCGAGCTGCCGGGCGTCGGCTTCCGCGCCGAGGTGTGGCCGAAGTTCTTGCACCTCAACGCCCGGAAGGTGCTGAAGCTCGACGCCTGAGCCGCTGGGTGCGGCCCGGGCACCCTGGTCGACCCCCACCGCCACCGTGTGGTGAGGTTCAGGTGAGATCACGCCCGAGCTGACCGACCTGCGACGACCCGAGGAGTCCCGTGCCCCCCATCGACGAGGTCCTCAAGGTCGACCAGCTCGCCGAGGACGTGTTCCAGGGCAAGTCCTTCGACACCAGCATGCAGCGCACCTTCGGCGGCCAGGTGGCGGCCCAGTCGCTGGTGGCGGCGGTGCGGACGGTGCGCGAGGACGTGCGGGTGCACTCCTTGCACGGCTACTTCCTGCGGCCGGGCGACCCCGACGCCCCCACCGAGCTGCACGTCGACCGGGTCCGGGACGGCCGGTCGTTCCTCACCCGCCGGGTCACCGCGATCCAGCACGACAAGGCCATCTTCTCCATGTCGGCGTCCTTCCACGCCCACGACGACGGCCCCGAGCACCAGGACGACATGCCCCGGGTGCCCGGCCCGGACAACCTCTCCGCGCTGGGCGGGGTGAACGAGGCGATCAACGACTGGTTCCGCCAGGAGTGGCCGGACTGGGACATCCGCATCGTGCCCGCGGTGGACATGTCCACCAGCCGCGGCCTGGCCGCCCAGCAGCGGGTGTGGATCCGCTACCGGCACGAGCTGCCGCCCGACCCGGTGTTTCACGTGTGCGTGCTGGCGTACATGAGCGACATGACGCTGCTGGGCTCCGCCCGGGTGCCGCACCCCGACGCACACACCCAGGGCGCGTCGCTGGACCACGCGCTGTGGTTCCTGCGCCCGTTCCGGGCCGACGAGTGGCTGCTCTACGACCAGACGTCGCCGTCGGCGGGCTTCGGGCGCGCGCTCACCCAGGGCCGGATCTTCGACCAGGGCGGCAACATGGTGGCGGCCGTGGTGCAGGAAGGGCTCATGCGCTACGCGCGCTAGCGCCTTGGGGGGCGTTCAGGGCCCTGATCGCCCTCCAGGGGCTTCCCTGGGGGCGACAAGGGCCCTGAACGCCGTAGCGGAGCGGCTAGTACGAGCGCGGCAGTCCCAGGGTGTGGGTGCTGACGTAGTTGAGGATCATCTCCCGGCTCACCGGGGCGATCCGCATCACCCGCGAGGCGCCGAGCAGCGCACCCAGCCCGTACTCCGCGGCCAGGCCGTTGCCGCCGTGCACCTGCACCGCCTGGTCGATCACCGCGCACGCAGCCTCGGCGGCGGCGTACTTGGCCATGTTCGCCGCCTCGCCCGCGCCCTTGGCCCCGGCGGTGTACATCGCGGCGGCCTTCTGCGTCATCACCCGCGCCAGCTCCAGGGAGATGGCGGCGTGGGCCAGCGGGTGGGCGATGCCCTGGTGCGCCCCGAT is from Rhodococcus sp. X156 and encodes:
- a CDS encoding acyl-CoA thioesterase II; translated protein: MPPIDEVLKVDQLAEDVFQGKSFDTSMQRTFGGQVAAQSLVAAVRTVREDVRVHSLHGYFLRPGDPDAPTELHVDRVRDGRSFLTRRVTAIQHDKAIFSMSASFHAHDDGPEHQDDMPRVPGPDNLSALGGVNEAINDWFRQEWPDWDIRIVPAVDMSTSRGLAAQQRVWIRYRHELPPDPVFHVCVLAYMSDMTLLGSARVPHPDAHTQGASLDHALWFLRPFRADEWLLYDQTSPSAGFGRALTQGRIFDQGGNMVAAVVQEGLMRYAR